In the genome of Rhodospirillales bacterium, the window TCCTCGAAGCTCGGGTCGTTGGAGAGCTTGAAGGTCCTGGTCACGTGAGGCTTCAAGGCGTTCTTCGACCAGACCCGCTGAACCGTGGAGGGCGAGACGCCCGCGTAGATATTAGTCGACACTTTAGAAACAGTACCAGCTTCGCCCGCCGGCCTTGAACACGTAGCCGCGAAGTTGCGCGAAATCGAGGGCGGCGTCCTCATACATGACTTCGAGCGCCTTCTTTTCCTCGAGCAGGCCCATAGGCCTGTCGTCGTCGTCGACGACCGGCAGATGGCGAACACCGAGCTCCCGCATCTTGTCGAGCGCCGATTCCGTACTGTCGCCGGTACGGCACACGGATGCGTTCGTCGTCATGATGGCGCGCACCGGCAGGTCCAACGCTTCAGCGCCGCGATGGCCGATTGCGT includes:
- a CDS encoding CBS domain-containing protein yields the protein MKVDEVLKTRPSDVLTVGPEEAVLVVARLFEQKRKGLIIVCDDAGRVAGVVSLGDIVHAIGHRGAEALDLPVRAIMTTNASVCRTGDSTESALDKMRELGVRHLPVVDDDDRPMGLLEEKKALEVMYEDAALDFAQLRGYVFKAGGRSWYCF